The following proteins come from a genomic window of Dongia rigui:
- a CDS encoding helix-turn-helix domain-containing protein: protein MTPFGQKLRELRQAHGRQLKDMAKALKVSSAYLSALEHGHRARPKTGFVQQVAAYFNLAWDEVDDLKALADLSDPKVSIDTGGLSPLATELANRLAKRIGDLDTATLASLNEQLKPK, encoded by the coding sequence ATGACACCTTTCGGACAGAAGTTGCGCGAGCTCAGGCAGGCCCATGGCCGGCAGCTCAAAGACATGGCCAAGGCCTTGAAGGTCAGCTCGGCCTATCTTTCGGCGCTGGAACACGGTCACCGGGCGCGGCCCAAGACCGGCTTCGTGCAGCAGGTCGCCGCCTATTTCAACCTCGCCTGGGATGAAGTCGACGACCTGAAGGCGCTGGCCGATCTTTCCGACCCCAAGGTCAGCATCGATACCGGCGGCCTGTCGCCGCTGGCCACGGAACTGGCCAATCGCCTGGCCAAGCGAATCGGCGATCTCGATACGGCAACGCTCGCCAGCCTCAACGAGCAATTGAAGCCGAAATAG